The following proteins are co-located in the Armatimonadota bacterium genome:
- a CDS encoding lipopolysaccharide biosynthesis protein: MDIAAVRGAGWLAIDQLGSRVVDLAASVVLARLLFPDDYGLLAMAATSTAFFRIFANLGLGAAIVQRREVDDEYLSTAFWANLASGALLTALVALSGELLGALLREPRVGLVILFLSFRFVIAAGSATQVAMITRRMDFRALSLRSIAASVVAGLAGVLLAWHHLGVWALVGREIARTVTSTLLLYRATGWAPRLRFSWAKFLDLWSFGGPLLLSRLFRYLTGNMDNILIGRYLGSAALGLYAFAYTMFAIPLNDFSAVAHRVLFAALSRLHTDGERFKRGFLLATRYVTMVQVPVMTGLALVAPVAIQVVFGRRWAPAAPVVTVLALTSIVGMMTAIAPSGLQAGGRADLQLRRSFLGVLLYLPAFALGLRWGILGVAIGSLAAGLVLLPVDLRYVHETTGATARELLDASMPGLAASLIMAVIVLAGRWLLAGHGLPGVVVLAVLIGAGALAYGAALWVFHRDAVRSLAAVLRDALPPVAGRILGSIVPAS, translated from the coding sequence GTGGATATCGCGGCGGTGCGGGGGGCGGGATGGCTGGCCATCGACCAGCTGGGCAGCCGCGTCGTCGACCTGGCGGCGTCCGTGGTCCTGGCCCGCCTCCTCTTCCCGGACGACTACGGGCTGCTGGCCATGGCCGCCACCTCCACCGCCTTCTTCCGGATCTTCGCCAACCTGGGGCTGGGGGCGGCCATCGTGCAGCGTCGGGAGGTGGACGACGAGTACCTCTCCACGGCGTTCTGGGCCAACCTGGCGTCCGGGGCGCTCCTCACCGCCCTCGTGGCCCTCTCGGGGGAGCTCCTGGGGGCCCTGCTGCGCGAGCCGCGCGTGGGCCTCGTCATCCTCTTCCTGTCGTTCCGCTTCGTGATCGCCGCGGGATCCGCGACGCAGGTGGCGATGATCACCCGCCGCATGGACTTCCGGGCGCTCAGCCTGCGGTCCATCGCCGCCTCGGTCGTGGCCGGGCTGGCCGGTGTGTTGCTGGCGTGGCACCACCTAGGCGTGTGGGCACTGGTCGGGCGGGAGATCGCCCGGACCGTCACCAGCACCCTCCTGCTCTACCGGGCGACGGGCTGGGCACCGCGGTTGCGCTTCTCGTGGGCCAAGTTCCTGGACCTGTGGTCGTTTGGCGGGCCGCTGCTGCTGTCGCGCCTCTTTCGCTACCTCACCGGCAACATGGACAACATCCTGATCGGCCGCTACCTGGGCTCGGCCGCGCTGGGGCTGTACGCGTTTGCCTACACCATGTTCGCCATCCCTCTCAACGACTTCAGCGCGGTCGCGCACCGTGTGCTCTTCGCGGCGCTCTCCCGACTCCACACCGACGGAGAGCGGTTCAAGCGCGGCTTCCTGCTGGCGACCCGCTACGTGACGATGGTGCAGGTGCCCGTCATGACCGGACTGGCCCTCGTCGCGCCGGTGGCCATCCAGGTGGTCTTCGGGCGGCGCTGGGCGCCGGCTGCACCGGTGGTCACCGTGCTGGCGCTCACCAGCATCGTGGGGATGATGACGGCCATCGCGCCGAGCGGCCTCCAGGCGGGCGGGCGGGCCGACCTGCAGCTGCGCCGGAGCTTCCTGGGGGTGCTGCTCTACCTGCCCGCATTCGCCCTGGGGTTGCGCTGGGGCATCCTGGGCGTGGCGATCGGGTCGCTCGCGGCCGGCCTGGTCCTCCTCCCCGTGGACCTGCGCTACGTCCACGAAACCACAGGGGCCACCGCGCGCGAGCTGCTCGATGCCAGCATGCCCGGCCTGGCGGCGTCCCTCATCATGGCCGTCATCGTGCTGGCGGGACGCTGGCTGCTGGCCGGACACGGCCTGCCGGGCGTCGTGGTCCTGGCGGTGCTGATCGGGGCCGGCGCCCTGGCCTACGGCGCCGCGCTGTGGGTCTTCCACCGGGATGCCGTGCGGAGCCTGGCCGCCGTGCTGCGGGACGCCCTGCCGCCGGTGGCCGGCCGGATCCTCGGCTCCATCGTGCCCGCATCGTGA
- a CDS encoding polysaccharide deacetylase family protein, whose amino-acid sequence MNLTLSAVKLAVLPYGLAFGERRPGIVILVYHRVGGGTRREIDLPVETFARQVAYLAARCRVVSLEEALALGRNGATPPGDVLVLTFDDGYRETYDHVFPILHRYRLPATVYVATAYVEQGRPFDFGVQRWADAPGRPLTWSQLREMTSSGLITVGSHTHTHADLSVVPLPAVREELRRSQELIEERLGQPVRHFAYPWGRWRPEVRGVVGERFQSAVRGGCGKNPYGALDPLALWRQPVQRSDGLWFFRARLRSYLDGEEVFRSRLAALRAAPPTLDG is encoded by the coding sequence GTGAACCTGACCCTCAGTGCCGTCAAGCTCGCCGTGTTGCCCTACGGCCTGGCGTTCGGCGAACGGCGACCGGGGATCGTCATCCTGGTCTACCACCGGGTGGGCGGGGGGACGCGACGGGAGATCGACCTCCCCGTCGAGACCTTTGCGCGTCAGGTGGCCTACCTGGCGGCCCGCTGCCGTGTGGTCAGCCTGGAGGAGGCCCTGGCACTGGGACGCAACGGCGCCACCCCGCCGGGCGACGTCCTCGTGCTGACCTTCGACGACGGCTACCGGGAGACGTACGACCACGTCTTCCCGATCCTGCACCGGTACCGCCTCCCGGCCACGGTCTACGTGGCGACGGCGTACGTCGAGCAGGGACGACCCTTCGACTTCGGCGTGCAGCGCTGGGCGGACGCGCCGGGACGCCCGCTGACCTGGTCGCAGCTCCGTGAGATGACATCCTCGGGGCTCATCACCGTCGGCTCTCACACCCACACCCATGCCGACCTGTCGGTGGTGCCCCTGCCGGCGGTCCGCGAGGAACTGCGGCGCAGCCAGGAGCTGATCGAGGAGCGGCTGGGACAGCCGGTCAGGCATTTCGCCTATCCCTGGGGACGGTGGCGCCCCGAGGTCCGGGGGGTGGTGGGCGAGCGGTTCCAGAGCGCCGTCCGCGGGGGGTGTGGCAAGAACCCCTATGGAGCCCTGGACCCGCTGGCTCTCTGGCGCCAGCCCGTCCAACGCAGTGACGGGCTCTGGTTCTTCCGCGCGCGGCTCCGGTCGTACCTGGATGGCGAGGAGGTCTTCCGCTCCCGGTTGGCGGCCCTCCGCGCGGCCCCCCCGACCCTCGATGGCTAA
- a CDS encoding glycosyltransferase yields the protein MAKPVTVLHLIEGLGTGGSEQHLAHLVLRSDRRRFRHHVCGLGTAGRFAQTLEAAGIPVYTLGYPAERDFLRPLVPLRRLVQRVYPDVLHACLYRPGVLARLIGRWSGLPVVTTLVNTAYEPEWRLDNPRLSPLKVSLARTLDAATARWRGAWFVAVSETVRDSAVRQLGIPAGRVRVIRRPLLLSPNGQRPSAQAVRAALGLPDADPLLLNVGRLVPQKGQQYAVRAMPGILASRPGAHLVIVGEGPLRPSLTALAEALGVADHVTLLGERHDVPDLLAAADCFLFPSLFEGAANALMEALAAGTPVVASDIPSLRELTDDGRVAALVPLRAPEALAEAALGLLADDARRRRLCDAGQAWVRRWGDGDAVLAWEEFVAHIAARD from the coding sequence ATGGCTAAGCCCGTCACGGTCCTGCATCTCATCGAGGGGCTGGGCACCGGTGGGTCGGAGCAGCACCTGGCCCACCTGGTGCTCCGGTCCGACAGGAGACGCTTCCGCCACCACGTCTGCGGGCTGGGCACGGCGGGTCGGTTCGCGCAGACCCTGGAGGCGGCAGGCATCCCGGTGTACACCCTGGGGTATCCTGCGGAACGCGACTTCCTGCGTCCGCTCGTGCCGCTTCGCCGTCTGGTGCAGCGCGTCTACCCCGACGTGCTCCACGCCTGCCTGTACCGGCCCGGCGTCCTGGCCCGCCTGATCGGCCGCTGGAGTGGCCTGCCGGTGGTGACGACCCTGGTGAACACGGCCTACGAGCCGGAGTGGCGGCTGGACAACCCCCGGCTCTCGCCCCTCAAGGTCTCCCTGGCCCGGACGCTGGATGCGGCCACCGCCCGGTGGCGCGGCGCCTGGTTCGTGGCGGTGAGCGAGACGGTGCGCGACTCGGCGGTGCGCCAGCTGGGGATTCCAGCCGGGCGGGTTCGGGTCATTCGCCGTCCGCTGCTGCTGAGCCCCAACGGCCAGCGCCCTTCCGCCCAAGCGGTGCGCGCGGCGCTGGGGCTTCCGGACGCCGACCCGCTGCTGCTCAACGTCGGCCGCCTGGTGCCCCAGAAGGGACAGCAGTACGCCGTGCGCGCCATGCCGGGCATCCTGGCGTCCCGCCCGGGAGCCCACCTGGTGATCGTGGGCGAGGGGCCGCTGCGGCCCTCCCTGACCGCGCTGGCCGAGGCGCTGGGAGTGGCGGATCATGTCACGTTGCTGGGCGAACGGCACGACGTGCCCGACCTGCTGGCCGCCGCCGACTGCTTCCTCTTCCCCTCGCTCTTCGAGGGTGCGGCCAATGCGCTGATGGAGGCGCTGGCGGCAGGGACGCCGGTGGTGGCTTCGGACATCCCGTCGCTGCGGGAGCTCACCGACGACGGCCGCGTGGCGGCGTTGGTCCCGCTGCGCGCGCCGGAGGCGCTGGCAGAGGCGGCCCTCGGCCTGCTGGCGGACGACGCGCGGCGACGCCGGCTCTGCGACGCTGGCCAAGCCTGGGTGCGTCGCTGGGGGGACGGCGACGCCGTCCTGGCCTGGGAGGAGTTCGTTGCTCACATCGCGGCCAGGGACTGA
- a CDS encoding glycosyltransferase family 4 protein, producing MLTSRPGTDRSARRSALPGEPLLDFVQFGTFSGSAVSLRRAMAHRVPLAVLNVLPLARDVTLLPARLRALAEARRSGRGVSWVRTRAWSVAVERRLRQAGVGRGRPALFVQAMTPVILPEGVRYAVYTDRVAREGAAMGGHLASRFSAGWLAREESFLRNAARVYTMGPTTAQWLQRAYGIPRDRIRVVGAGPNAPLTDPIASRTCRRLLFVGLEWERKGGPQLLEAFAQVRRCHPHLELLVVGATPRGPLPPGVRVCGRTVHRAMDDFYSQADALVLPTHRDAVPICLIEAMWKALPCIVTTVGNQRWIVQEAGLVVEPGDVPGLVAALDRLVREYPTFAARAARRSEVARQTFRWDRVADQILGDLLQPD from the coding sequence TTGCTCACATCGCGGCCAGGGACTGACCGGAGTGCGAGGCGGAGCGCCCTGCCAGGGGAGCCCCTCCTGGACTTCGTCCAGTTTGGGACGTTCTCCGGCTCGGCGGTCTCCCTGCGCCGGGCGATGGCGCACCGGGTGCCGCTGGCCGTCCTGAACGTGCTCCCGCTGGCACGCGATGTCACGCTCCTGCCGGCCCGGCTCCGTGCCCTGGCCGAGGCGCGGCGGTCGGGTCGGGGAGTGTCCTGGGTGCGCACGCGGGCCTGGTCGGTGGCGGTGGAGCGCCGGTTGCGCCAGGCCGGCGTGGGGCGGGGACGCCCGGCGCTCTTCGTCCAGGCGATGACCCCGGTGATCCTCCCCGAGGGCGTCCGGTACGCCGTGTACACCGACCGGGTCGCACGGGAAGGGGCGGCCATGGGCGGTCATCTGGCCTCCCGCTTCTCCGCGGGATGGCTCGCCCGCGAGGAGAGCTTCCTGCGTAACGCCGCGCGCGTCTACACGATGGGGCCGACGACGGCCCAGTGGCTGCAGCGCGCCTATGGGATACCGCGCGATCGCATCCGCGTGGTGGGAGCGGGGCCCAACGCCCCCCTGACCGACCCCATCGCCTCGCGGACCTGCCGCCGACTGCTCTTCGTGGGTCTGGAGTGGGAACGGAAGGGCGGTCCGCAGCTGCTGGAAGCCTTCGCGCAGGTCCGTCGCTGCCACCCGCACCTCGAGCTGCTGGTAGTGGGAGCGACGCCACGCGGTCCGCTGCCGCCCGGTGTGCGGGTGTGCGGTCGGACGGTCCACCGCGCCATGGACGACTTCTACTCGCAGGCGGATGCCCTGGTGCTGCCCACGCACCGGGACGCAGTCCCGATCTGCCTGATCGAGGCGATGTGGAAGGCCCTGCCCTGCATCGTCACCACGGTGGGCAACCAGCGCTGGATCGTGCAGGAGGCGGGGCTGGTGGTGGAGCCCGGCGACGTCCCCGGCCTGGTTGCCGCCCTCGACCGGCTGGTGCGAGAGTACCCGACGTTTGCCGCCCGGGCCGCCCGCCGGAGCGAGGTCGCGCGCCAGACCTTCCGCTGGGACCGGGTCGCCGACCAGATCCTCGGCGACCTCCTCCAGCCCGACTGA
- a CDS encoding polysaccharide deacetylase family protein, with amino-acid sequence MLRRAVENLLGRMPVYLLRVADGRDGVLRVVVYHRLLAPGQPFAGDPHLLSATVAEFDRQIAYMRRHYTPVSAAQVVAALGKEASLPRGAVLVTFDDAYRDVLTHAWPVLQRYRVPALLFVPTAFPGTDRLFWWDEVYEALRQTDRPQVRVTNHAFALDTPAARHRAARALIRLWRPLAPAALEDRRQALLEQVGHPRIDRAACAVLSWAEVAALATAGVAIGLHTRTHPALPAVDPATLEAELETGDVDLRAHVPSGRVPCFAFPYGFVDDRAKPVLRRLGYVAAFTTLAGVNRLGRRDPYRLCRHAVGIDHPRGRLPLNLTAAYAGLRERTQTLRPRTRPTLP; translated from the coding sequence ATGCTGCGACGTGCCGTCGAGAACCTGCTCGGCCGGATGCCGGTGTACCTCCTGCGGGTGGCGGACGGGCGCGACGGCGTGCTGCGCGTCGTGGTCTATCACCGCCTCCTCGCCCCGGGGCAGCCCTTCGCCGGGGACCCGCACCTGCTCTCGGCCACAGTGGCGGAGTTCGACCGCCAGATCGCCTACATGCGTCGCCACTACACCCCGGTGAGCGCCGCGCAGGTGGTGGCCGCCCTGGGGAAGGAGGCCTCCCTTCCGCGCGGCGCGGTGCTGGTCACTTTCGACGACGCCTACCGGGACGTCCTGACCCACGCCTGGCCGGTGCTGCAGCGTTACCGGGTCCCGGCGTTGCTCTTCGTCCCCACGGCCTTCCCGGGGACGGATCGGCTCTTCTGGTGGGACGAGGTGTACGAGGCGTTGCGGCAGACCGACCGGCCGCAGGTCCGTGTGACGAACCACGCCTTCGCCCTCGACACACCAGCCGCCCGTCACCGCGCTGCGCGGGCTCTCATCCGTCTGTGGCGGCCACTGGCGCCGGCCGCACTGGAGGACCGGCGGCAGGCCCTGCTCGAACAGGTCGGGCACCCGCGGATCGACCGAGCCGCGTGCGCAGTCCTCAGCTGGGCCGAGGTGGCGGCGCTGGCCACGGCGGGGGTGGCCATCGGGCTCCACACCCGGACCCACCCGGCGCTGCCCGCCGTCGACCCGGCGACCCTGGAGGCGGAACTGGAGACGGGCGATGTCGACCTGCGCGCACACGTGCCCTCCGGACGCGTGCCGTGCTTCGCCTTCCCCTACGGGTTCGTGGACGACCGTGCCAAACCGGTGCTCCGACGCCTGGGCTATGTGGCCGCCTTCACGACCCTGGCCGGCGTGAACCGGCTCGGTCGACGCGACCCCTACCGTCTCTGCCGTCACGCCGTGGGCATCGACCACCCGCGGGGGCGTCTGCCCCTCAACCTGACGGCGGCCTACGCCGGCCTCCGCGAACGGACCCAGACCCTGCGCCCGCGGACCCGGCCGACACTCCCGTGA
- a CDS encoding polysaccharide deacetylase family protein, with product MSDARHFLFTVDADWVPGSGPGLLALLDLCHALGLRATIFTTGMFALHHPEAIGRAHAEGHEIGVHGWEHPMPVFMAENYRFTPVDRRRTWLRQATDAVAGIIGALPRAFRAPYLWIDGATLHLLEEIGYVVDSSVPTRRFDGLLGMINHLDYFLAPLAPYRPDPHRPGRRGRGRVLEVPPSAWLLPLNMSTVRFLGWRATLAVADLIGRASPVLNFYCHPWEFVASDALTFPPGTPVRHTRATGPHLLPGVAAFADGVLRRGYRPATVAEVARCVS from the coding sequence GTGAGCGATGCCCGGCACTTCCTGTTCACCGTGGACGCGGACTGGGTCCCGGGTTCGGGCCCCGGCTTGCTGGCGCTGCTCGACCTCTGTCATGCCCTGGGGCTGCGGGCCACGATTTTCACGACGGGGATGTTCGCCCTGCACCACCCGGAGGCCATCGGCCGGGCCCACGCCGAGGGGCACGAGATCGGCGTCCACGGCTGGGAGCACCCGATGCCGGTCTTCATGGCCGAGAACTACCGGTTCACGCCGGTGGACCGCCGCCGGACTTGGCTCCGGCAGGCCACGGATGCTGTGGCCGGAATCATCGGTGCTCTTCCGCGGGCCTTCCGGGCGCCGTACCTGTGGATCGACGGCGCCACGTTGCACCTGCTGGAGGAGATCGGGTACGTGGTGGACTCGTCGGTCCCGACGCGCCGGTTCGACGGGCTCCTGGGAATGATCAACCACCTCGACTACTTCCTCGCCCCGCTGGCGCCGTACCGGCCAGACCCGCACCGGCCCGGGCGCCGCGGCAGGGGGAGGGTGCTGGAGGTTCCTCCCTCGGCCTGGCTGCTGCCGCTCAACATGAGCACTGTCCGTTTCCTGGGATGGCGGGCAACCCTGGCCGTGGCCGACCTGATCGGGCGGGCGTCACCCGTCCTGAACTTCTACTGCCACCCCTGGGAGTTCGTGGCCTCCGACGCGCTGACGTTCCCCCCCGGCACGCCCGTGCGGCACACGCGTGCCACCGGACCTCACCTGCTGCCCGGCGTTGCGGCCTTTGCGGATGGGGTCCTACGGAGAGGATACCGACCGGCAACGGTCGCTGAGGTGGCCCGGTGCGTCTCGTGA
- a CDS encoding formyltransferase family protein gives MRLVIATTADDPLAPVFWEAYRTAGGPSAIAVFFLRPRRRVSAVRRVAEGLLLFGPSGAVYWWQQRRRLRRPADSLLPLSDATRGQHVGSLNRGEGHQALRDAQADVLVSVGSPEIFKPSTLALARWGALNVHHGRLPTYRGLFGTFWEALHGEPWGYTTVHRMDAGIDTGAVVAEARVPLGRRRLLDVLIEKRQVGGRLLAEVLARAAVSGALPPAAPRRDGVVGYYGWPSLADLLRFRLGTRRGVMAGPVRAGDALGEGGGR, from the coding sequence GTGCGTCTCGTGATCGCCACTACCGCGGACGATCCGCTCGCCCCGGTGTTCTGGGAGGCCTACCGGACAGCCGGGGGGCCCTCGGCGATCGCGGTCTTCTTCCTGCGCCCACGCCGCCGCGTGTCGGCCGTGCGGCGGGTTGCGGAGGGGCTGCTGCTCTTCGGTCCCAGCGGCGCCGTGTACTGGTGGCAGCAGAGGCGTCGCCTCCGCCGACCCGCCGACTCGCTCCTGCCCCTCTCGGACGCCACGCGGGGACAGCACGTGGGCAGCCTCAACCGGGGAGAAGGCCACCAGGCCCTCCGCGACGCGCAGGCGGACGTCCTGGTCTCGGTGGGATCGCCGGAGATCTTCAAGCCGTCCACACTCGCGCTGGCGCGGTGGGGAGCCCTCAACGTCCACCACGGGCGGCTTCCCACCTATCGGGGGCTCTTCGGCACCTTTTGGGAGGCGCTGCACGGCGAGCCGTGGGGATACACGACGGTCCACCGGATGGACGCGGGGATCGACACGGGCGCGGTCGTGGCGGAGGCGCGGGTGCCCCTGGGACGGCGCCGCCTCCTCGACGTCCTCATCGAGAAGCGGCAGGTGGGCGGTCGGCTCCTCGCAGAGGTCCTGGCCCGCGCGGCGGTCTCCGGGGCCCTTCCGCCAGCGGCGCCCCGCCGCGACGGGGTGGTCGGCTACTACGGCTGGCCCTCGCTGGCCGACCTGCTCCGGTTCCGGCTGGGCACGCGGCGAGGTGTAATGGCCGGCCCCGTGCGCGCCGGCGATGCCTTGGGCGAGGGCGGCGGCCGATGA
- a CDS encoding glycosyltransferase family 4 protein, with product MTTHATVEVSRPPAQRLALLRLAHITTADLSLRFLLLDQLRAFQDAGFDVLAVSAPGPWSDDLARAGIPHAAVPGLERRWAPLGDLRALWGLVRVLARHRPHIVHTHTPKGRMLGRLAARLVGVPVVVNTFHGLYGLDGSWLRRRAFVVLERAGARLGDFDLCQSREDLATLLRERITTPERSAWLGNGVDLSRFDPARVDRRAVRRRLEIADGALVVGTVGRLVWEKGFREFFAMAAALTAEDARVVPLVVGPVEAGKPDGIPSPVLEDVARRCRVRFLGLRTDMPDLYAAMDVFVLPSYREGFPRSAVEAAAMGRAMVLTDIRGCREVVEDGHNGFLVPPRDSGALTERVRRLLGDPALRERFGARSRAKALAEFDERRVVATTLRVYERLWEVRRVAGAVAPR from the coding sequence ATGACCACCCACGCCACGGTGGAGGTGTCCAGGCCTCCGGCGCAGCGGCTGGCCCTCCTGCGGCTCGCCCATATCACCACCGCCGACCTGAGCCTGCGCTTCCTGCTGCTGGACCAGTTACGGGCCTTTCAGGATGCCGGCTTCGACGTCCTGGCGGTCAGCGCCCCGGGACCCTGGTCCGACGACCTCGCACGGGCGGGCATCCCCCACGCGGCGGTCCCGGGCCTGGAGCGTCGGTGGGCGCCCCTCGGGGACCTCAGGGCATTGTGGGGACTCGTCCGGGTGTTGGCCCGTCACCGTCCGCACATCGTCCACACCCATACCCCCAAGGGCCGCATGCTCGGGCGGCTGGCGGCCCGGCTGGTCGGTGTGCCGGTCGTGGTAAACACCTTTCACGGTCTGTATGGCCTGGACGGCTCATGGCTGCGGCGTCGCGCCTTCGTCGTGCTCGAACGGGCCGGGGCGCGGCTGGGGGACTTCGACCTGTGCCAGAGCCGTGAGGACCTGGCCACCCTCCTCCGGGAGCGCATTACCACCCCGGAGCGCTCCGCCTGGCTGGGCAACGGCGTGGACCTCTCGCGCTTCGATCCCGCCCGCGTGGACCGCCGCGCGGTGCGCCGCCGCCTGGAGATCGCCGACGGGGCGCTGGTCGTGGGCACGGTTGGCCGCCTGGTCTGGGAGAAGGGGTTCAGGGAGTTCTTCGCCATGGCTGCGGCCCTCACCGCTGAAGACGCCCGCGTCGTGCCCCTGGTCGTGGGCCCGGTCGAGGCCGGCAAGCCCGATGGGATCCCGTCCCCGGTGCTCGAGGACGTCGCCCGCCGCTGCCGGGTGCGTTTCCTCGGTCTGCGGACGGACATGCCCGACCTCTACGCGGCGATGGACGTCTTCGTCCTCCCCTCCTACCGCGAGGGGTTTCCCCGCTCGGCGGTGGAAGCGGCGGCCATGGGGCGGGCCATGGTCCTGACCGACATCCGCGGGTGCCGCGAGGTCGTCGAGGACGGCCACAACGGCTTCCTCGTGCCGCCCCGTGACTCCGGCGCCCTGACTGAGCGGGTGCGCCGGCTACTGGGCGACCCTGCGCTGCGCGAGCGATTCGGCGCGCGCAGCCGCGCGAAGGCGCTGGCCGAGTTCGACGAGCGCCGGGTGGTCGCGACCACCCTGAGGGTCTACGAGCGCCTGTGGGAGGTCCGGAGGGTCGCCGGTGCGGTTGCACCTCGCTGA
- a CDS encoding GNAT family N-acetyltransferase produces MRLHLADAADIGVIAALHRSQIPWGLLSDLGEAAVTRFYRVLITSGVGFVVLAEDGEGPVGFASAVTDWPRFYRAFVRPAPWSAVPLLVRAWSGRRWRRLLETRRYVTASQLPRAELASIALAPSARGRGIGRALVAAVLAELGRRGVTTVRVTTAADNGEARRLYEGAGFRLHGELEIHPHERAAVYVRDVPAVAAGVPGRS; encoded by the coding sequence GTGCGGTTGCACCTCGCTGACGCCGCCGACATCGGAGTCATCGCCGCGTTGCACCGGAGCCAGATCCCTTGGGGGCTGCTCAGTGATCTGGGCGAGGCGGCTGTGACGCGCTTCTACCGGGTGCTGATCACGTCTGGCGTCGGGTTCGTCGTGCTGGCGGAGGACGGCGAGGGGCCGGTGGGCTTCGCCAGCGCGGTGACCGACTGGCCGCGGTTCTACCGGGCTTTCGTGCGCCCCGCGCCCTGGTCGGCGGTCCCGCTGCTGGTGCGGGCGTGGTCGGGCCGTCGGTGGCGCCGCCTGCTCGAGACCCGGCGGTACGTCACCGCGAGCCAGCTCCCCCGGGCCGAGCTCGCCTCGATCGCCCTAGCGCCCTCCGCCCGCGGCCGGGGAATCGGGCGGGCGCTGGTGGCCGCCGTGCTGGCTGAGCTCGGCCGGCGCGGCGTGACCACCGTCCGCGTGACTACGGCCGCGGACAACGGGGAGGCGCGCCGCCTGTACGAGGGTGCGGGCTTCCGGCTGCACGGAGAGCTCGAGATCCACCCGCATGAGCGCGCCGCCGTCTACGTTCGGGACGTTCCGGCCGTCGCCGCGGGGGTCCCCGGGCGCTCATGA
- a CDS encoding sugar transferase: MDRRRLLDTMLAAVLLVLAAPVMLLLALANRSLSGRAFFVQERLGQDLRPFRLFKYQTMVDGADQGSTVTVARDARVTRFGGVLRTLKLDELPQLINVLRGEMTFVGPRPLTPNEIAAIPRPLAALVYRQPPGLTGIASLAFHDEERLLAQAADPLRTYFNEILPRKIAVELAYVQRRTWATDLLILAFTPFAPLWPRLRRALVAWLVPDAAAWWPAKGRAADRTDAQELPVRVSFK; this comes from the coding sequence ATGGACCGTCGCCGCCTGCTCGACACGATGCTGGCCGCCGTCCTCCTGGTGCTGGCCGCTCCGGTGATGCTCCTGCTCGCGCTGGCCAACCGCTCCCTGTCGGGGCGCGCCTTCTTCGTCCAGGAGCGGTTGGGCCAGGACCTGCGGCCGTTCCGGCTGTTCAAGTACCAGACGATGGTCGACGGCGCGGACCAAGGCTCCACGGTCACGGTGGCCCGGGACGCGCGCGTGACCCGGTTCGGCGGGGTGCTGCGGACGCTCAAGCTCGACGAGCTGCCCCAGCTCATCAACGTCCTGCGCGGGGAGATGACCTTCGTCGGCCCCCGCCCGTTGACGCCCAATGAGATCGCCGCCATTCCACGCCCGCTGGCCGCCCTGGTCTACCGCCAGCCACCGGGACTCACCGGGATCGCCAGCCTGGCCTTCCATGACGAAGAGCGCCTGCTGGCGCAGGCCGCCGACCCATTGCGGACATACTTCAACGAGATCCTGCCCCGGAAGATCGCCGTCGAGCTGGCCTACGTACAGCGCCGGACGTGGGCGACCGACCTGCTGATCCTGGCCTTCACGCCCTTCGCGCCGTTGTGGCCGCGCCTTCGCCGCGCGCTGGTGGCGTGGCTGGTCCCCGACGCCGCCGCCTGGTGGCCGGCGAAGGGCCGTGCCGCCGACAGGACCGACGCGCAGGAACTGCCGGTCCGGGTGTCGTTCAAGTGA